The following DNA comes from Desulfurococcus sp..
GAGAAGCCGACCTCTACTTCCTTGACGAGCCGTCAGCTTATCTAGATGTTGAAGAGAGAATTAGTATTGCAAGAACTATAAGGAGAATAGTTGAGGAGAAAGGGAAGAGTGCTCTCGTTGTAGAACACGACCTCCTTATGCAAAGCTATATTGCTGACAGAGTGATAGTCTTCCTCGGGGAGCCAGGTCTCCACGGCCATGCATACCAGCCAGTGAACGTGAAGGAGGGACTAAACCTTCTCTTAAAGGAACTGGATGTAACTGTTAGAAGAGATAGTGAAAGCGGAAGGCCGAGGATAAACAAGCCTGGCTCAGTAATGGATAGAGAGCAGAGGCTTCGAGGAGAGTACTTCCTTCCAGCTTAACACTAATTTAATTGGATATTTAAAAGTTCAGGCGTTTTACTCAGGGTAAGGTTTATTAAGGGTTTAACCATTCAATTCAATATTGATGGGTGCATGAACATGAAGGTAACTCTCTCTGTTATTAAAGCGGACTTAGGAAGTATCGCAGGCCACTACATGCCACACCCCGACCAGCTAGCTGCTGCTACAAAAGTGCTCTCTGAGGCTAAGCAGAAGGGGATTATAATTGACTTCTACGTCACGCACGTCGGCGACGATATTCAATTGATAATGACTCATACCAAGGGAACAGACCACCCTGATATCCATGGGCTAGCATGGGATGCATTCCAGGCTGCTGCTAAGGTTGCACGCGAGTTGAAGCTGTATGCAGCCGGCCAGGACCTTCTATCAGAAGCTTTCTCAGGCAACGTTAGAGGTATGGGGCCTGGTGTAGCAGAGCTTGAGATGGAGGAGAGGAAGTCTGAGCCTGTTGTCACGTTCCACGCTGATAAAACTGAGCCTGGTGCATTCAACCTACCTATCTTCAGGATATTCGCAGATCCATTCAACACGGCTGGACTAGTGATTGATCCAAACATGCATGACGGATTCGTCTTCGAGATATTCGATGTATTCGAGGGTAGAAGCGTTCTTCTAAAGTCTCCGGAGGAGATGTACGATATACTAGCCTTAATCGGTACCCCCGGCAGGTACATTGTGAGAAGAGTGTACAGGAAGAGTGATAACCTGCTAGCTGCAGTAGTCAGCGTTGAGAGATTAAACCTCATGGCTGGCAAGTACGTTGGTAAGGATGATCCAGTTGCAATCGTGAGAGCACAGCATGGCCTCCCGGCTCTAGGAGAAGTCCTAGAACCCTTCAGCTTCCCGCACCTAGTTGCTGGATGGATGAGAGGCAGTCATCACGGCCCTCTAATGCCTGTTCCAATGAGGTACGCTAGAGTCACACGCTTCGATGGGCCTCCGAGAATCATAGCACTTGGATGGAACATCTCTAACGGCAGGCTGATCGGTCCAGCCGACCTCTTCGATGATGTAGCATTCGATGAAGCTAGGAGGCTGGCACAGACTATCGCCGACTACATGAGGAGACACGGCCCATTCATGCCGCACAGGCTTGGACCTGAGGAAATGGAGTACACGACACTACCACAGGTACTAGAGAAGCTGAAGGATAGGTTCGTTAAGTCTGAAGAAGCCTATAAGGTAATTAAGAGACACAGCGAGATGCTAGAATCTCACGATTAGTCTCCTCGAGACTTTTTTCCCATCTATAACTCATACATGTTAATGAGGAGGAAGTCACATGGCTAAACCTATTCTAGCAGTCAACTTCAAAGCATACTACCCCCATAGCTTCGGCGAGAACGCGTACAGGATAGCAAGGGATGCTGTAAGAGTGTGGCGTGAGACAGGTGTGGATATCATACTAGCACCACCATTCACAGAGATAAGGAGAATTAAGGAGATAGTTGAAGGAAGTAGCGTGAAAGTATTCGCTCAGCACGCTGACCCTCTTGAGCCAGGTGCTATCACAGGCTTTATGCCGCTTGAAGGACTAAAGGAGGCTGGTGTTCAAGGAGTAATCATTAATCACAGTGAGCACAAGCTTAGAATATCCGAGATAAACTACTTAGTGGCGAAAGCTAGAAGCCTTGGCTTGGAAACCTTGGTCTGCGCTGATACCCCTGAGACAGGTGCTGCTGTAGCAGTCTTAGAACCCAGCTATGTTGCAGTAGAACCCCCTGAGCTCATAGGGAGCGGTGTAAGTGTTAGCAAGGCTAAACCAGAGGTTGTGACAAACAGCGTGAAGATGATTAGACGTGTCAACGAGAAAACCGTGATTCTAACTGGAGCTGGCATAACAACAGGTGAAGACGCATACATGGCTGTAAAACTAGGCACCATGGGGGTTCTGGTAGCATCAGGTATAGTGAAAGCCAAGGACCCCTACAATGTAATGAAGGAGATGGCTGAATCGATGCTTAAAGCATTATAAGTTTAACATGGCTACATTTTTACTCCACTTCCTCCAGCCTCCACATACTTCTTTAATTTAGTTTATTCCTCGAGTAGAGGTTATCCGAGAAAACCTCCGGTTAATCTACCGGGGAGCCGGTATGCAAGATAATGCTTCTAGAAGCATTATTTGAGGCAGAGTTTAATCTCATCATGGAGAGGATTACATCTGCACCTGTGATTCGCTATGCCAGCGCTCTGCGTGAGTGTTGGAGAAGACTTTAATCTCGATTTAACCATGTATCCCAGCTTCCTCTCAAGCATATACGATTTCGAGAAGCCTGGATACTGGGTTAGGAGAATAGGGTTTAAGCACCTACTGGTTCAACAGGGTGGGGAATTATGTTGTAGTGGAGATGGATGCTCCCACCGGCTCCTGCATGGTATTGGGGGATTATGGTGCTGGAGTGACTGCATATCAATCCTTAGAGACTCAGGGTTCAACTGGCTTCTTGAGTTGTATCCGGGGCTTAGGATCGCTGCTGCCTTAGAGCCCGTGGATAGAATACTGGTCTCATCGGCTGTAGTTCTCTCAGCTAATACCAGCTATGCAGGTAACGTTAGAAGGTGGATGAAACTGATATTTGGGGGCTTAGATCTAAAAGAGAGCTCGCTACTCGTGGAGGCTGCTTCAACCGCGGAAAAACTCACCAGTCCTCAACCCAGACTCCTGGCTAGAATTCTCCCCGAGCTACGAGATGTTGTCTTGAAAGTAGGCGAGGTAAGCCTGGAGACTCTGAGAAAACGCTTGCTTAGCATTAAAGGTGTGGGTCCGAAGATAGCTGATGCCATAATACT
Coding sequences within:
- the fbp gene encoding fructose-1,6-bisphosphate aldolase/phosphatase, with product MNMKVTLSVIKADLGSIAGHYMPHPDQLAAATKVLSEAKQKGIIIDFYVTHVGDDIQLIMTHTKGTDHPDIHGLAWDAFQAAAKVARELKLYAAGQDLLSEAFSGNVRGMGPGVAELEMEERKSEPVVTFHADKTEPGAFNLPIFRIFADPFNTAGLVIDPNMHDGFVFEIFDVFEGRSVLLKSPEEMYDILALIGTPGRYIVRRVYRKSDNLLAAVVSVERLNLMAGKYVGKDDPVAIVRAQHGLPALGEVLEPFSFPHLVAGWMRGSHHGPLMPVPMRYARVTRFDGPPRIIALGWNISNGRLIGPADLFDDVAFDEARRLAQTIADYMRRHGPFMPHRLGPEEMEYTTLPQVLEKLKDRFVKSEEAYKVIKRHSEMLESHD
- the tpiA gene encoding triose-phosphate isomerase, with the translated sequence MAKPILAVNFKAYYPHSFGENAYRIARDAVRVWRETGVDIILAPPFTEIRRIKEIVEGSSVKVFAQHADPLEPGAITGFMPLEGLKEAGVQGVIINHSEHKLRISEINYLVAKARSLGLETLVCADTPETGAAVAVLEPSYVAVEPPELIGSGVSVSKAKPEVVTNSVKMIRRVNEKTVILTGAGITTGEDAYMAVKLGTMGVLVASGIVKAKDPYNVMKEMAESMLKAL